From the Entomomonas sp. E2T0 genome, one window contains:
- the cysG gene encoding siroheme synthase CysG → MDFLPLFHNLQGRKVLLVGGGNIALRKARLLLASGANLQVIAPTINNELISLIEQHHGSYTLHDYQTTDIKEHVLVVAATDDTAINQQVSSDAQTLNIPVNVVDNPILSTVIFPAIVDRSPIIVAVSSSGSSPVLTRLLRAKLETLLPSSYAKLAKLAEKFREKVKQHFSHSEQRRIFWEKVLQSPIAEQVLAGREQQAEQQLQQLLDNTKDQASQGEVYLIGAGPGDPDLLTFRALRLMQQADVVLYDRLVSPTIIDLCRRDADRIYVGKQRSNHSVPQEDINQLLVDLAKQGKRVVRLKGGDPFIFGRGGEEIETLADNNIPFQVVPGITAASGCAAYAGIPLTHRDYAQSVRFVTGHLKDNTIDLPWQELVAKEQTVVFYMGLVGLATICQQLINHGQSADAPIALVEQGTTEAQRVFTGTLATLPKQIADQQVHAPTLIIVGDVVKLRDKLAWFK, encoded by the coding sequence ATGGATTTCTTACCTCTTTTCCATAATTTACAAGGACGTAAAGTTTTATTAGTAGGTGGTGGTAATATAGCTCTACGTAAGGCTAGATTATTGCTGGCTAGTGGCGCTAATTTACAGGTTATCGCCCCTACTATTAATAATGAGCTTATATCACTTATTGAACAGCATCATGGTAGTTATACATTACATGACTATCAAACTACAGATATTAAAGAACATGTATTAGTGGTAGCTGCTACAGATGATACAGCTATTAATCAACAGGTTTCTAGCGATGCTCAAACACTTAATATCCCTGTTAATGTGGTTGATAATCCAATATTAAGTACAGTTATCTTTCCTGCTATTGTTGATCGCTCCCCTATTATTGTTGCCGTATCTAGCAGTGGTAGTTCTCCTGTATTAACTCGTCTATTACGGGCTAAATTAGAAACACTATTACCAAGTAGTTACGCCAAACTAGCTAAATTAGCTGAAAAATTTAGAGAGAAAGTTAAACAGCATTTTAGCCATTCCGAACAACGTCGTATTTTTTGGGAAAAGGTATTACAAAGTCCTATAGCCGAACAAGTGCTAGCAGGTAGAGAGCAACAAGCTGAACAACAGCTACAGCAACTTTTAGACAATACTAAAGACCAGGCATCTCAAGGTGAAGTTTATTTAATTGGCGCTGGCCCTGGTGATCCTGACCTACTAACTTTTCGTGCACTACGTTTAATGCAACAAGCTGATGTAGTTTTATATGATCGTTTAGTTTCACCAACTATCATAGACTTATGTCGTCGTGATGCTGATCGTATTTATGTAGGTAAACAACGTAGCAACCATAGCGTACCGCAAGAAGATATCAATCAACTGCTAGTAGATCTTGCTAAGCAAGGTAAACGTGTTGTCCGTCTAAAAGGTGGCGACCCATTTATTTTTGGGCGTGGTGGTGAAGAAATAGAGACCTTAGCTGACAATAATATCCCCTTTCAAGTAGTGCCAGGTATTACTGCCGCCAGTGGTTGTGCCGCCTATGCAGGTATTCCCCTTACCCATCGTGACTATGCACAATCAGTGCGTTTTGTAACAGGTCACTTAAAAGACAATACCATTGATCTACCTTGGCAAGAATTGGTAGCAAAAGAACAAACGGTTGTGTTTTATATGGGATTAGTGGGACTTGCTACCATTTGCCAACAACTGATTAACCACGGTCAATCAGCAGATGCACCCATTGCCTTAGTAGAGCAAGGCACAACTGAGGCACAACGAGTATTTACAGGCACATTAGCAACCCTACCAAAGCAAATTGCTGACCAGCAGGTACATGCACCTACTCTTATTATTGTGGGTGATGTAGTAAAATTAAGGGATAAATTAGCTTGGTTTAAATAA
- a CDS encoding M18 family aminopeptidase, producing MTTPLNQALINFIYTSPTPFHAVANMVSLLEAAGYQHLFERANWSIREGGRYYIVRNDSSIIAFKLGKNKLEDSGFRMVGAHTDSPCLQVKPQPELNKSGCWQLGVAVYGGALLAPWFDRDLSLAGRVTFTHQGQLQSRLINIDRPIAVIPNLAIHLNREANKGWAINQQTELPPVVCCEDTEKPFDLRELLAKQLLTEHGLQEVELLDYELSFYDNQKGSIIGVNEDFISSARLDNLLSCYAGLEALLHSNEDQNCLLICTDHEEVGSCSACGADGPFLEQVLSRLMPDPMIRNRCIQNSLLISADNAHAQHPNYPQKHDEQHAPKINGGPVIKINTNQRYATNSETASFFRHLCNSNEIPVQTFVTRSDMGCGSTIGPITAGKIGIKTVDIGIPTWAMHSIRETAGAKDLFYLIRALRVFYKTATLF from the coding sequence ATGACTACTCCTCTGAATCAGGCACTTATTAATTTTATTTATACTTCCCCCACGCCTTTCCATGCTGTTGCTAATATGGTTAGCTTATTAGAAGCAGCAGGCTATCAGCATTTATTTGAGCGTGCTAATTGGTCTATTCGTGAAGGTGGGCGGTATTATATAGTGCGTAATGATTCTTCTATTATTGCCTTTAAACTAGGTAAGAATAAATTAGAAGACTCAGGTTTTAGAATGGTAGGTGCTCATACAGATAGCCCTTGCTTACAAGTAAAACCACAACCAGAATTAAATAAAAGTGGATGCTGGCAGTTAGGGGTAGCGGTGTATGGTGGTGCATTATTAGCACCTTGGTTTGATCGAGATCTTTCTTTGGCGGGGCGTGTTACTTTTACCCATCAAGGGCAATTACAAAGTCGTTTAATCAATATTGATCGTCCTATTGCAGTTATTCCTAATTTAGCGATTCATTTAAATCGTGAGGCTAATAAGGGCTGGGCGATTAATCAACAAACAGAATTACCACCTGTAGTTTGTTGTGAAGATACTGAGAAGCCTTTTGATTTAAGAGAGTTATTAGCTAAACAGTTATTGACTGAACATGGTTTACAAGAGGTTGAGCTATTAGATTATGAGCTGAGTTTTTATGATAACCAAAAAGGTAGCATTATAGGTGTTAATGAGGATTTTATTAGCAGTGCACGACTAGATAATTTACTTTCTTGTTATGCAGGGTTAGAAGCGTTATTACACTCCAATGAGGACCAAAATTGTTTATTAATATGTACCGACCATGAAGAAGTAGGTTCTTGTTCAGCTTGTGGCGCAGATGGCCCATTTCTAGAACAAGTATTGTCTAGATTAATGCCTGACCCTATGATACGTAACCGCTGTATTCAAAACTCACTATTGATTTCGGCTGATAATGCTCATGCACAACACCCAAATTACCCTCAAAAACATGATGAGCAACATGCTCCTAAAATTAATGGTGGGCCTGTTATAAAAATTAATACTAATCAACGCTATGCAACCAATAGTGAAACAGCAAGTTTCTTCCGTCATTTATGCAATAGTAATGAAATACCAGTACAAACCTTTGTAACGCGTAGTGATATGGGATGTGGCTCCACAATAGGACCGATTACGGCAGGGAAGATAGGTATTAAAACAGTTGATATAGGTATTCCTACTTGGGCTATGCATTCTATTAGAGAGACTGCAGGTGCTAAAGATTTATTCTATTTAATTAGAGCATTAAGAGTTTTTTATAAAACAGCAACTTTGTTTTAA